The Phormidium yuhuli AB48 DNA window AGTCTCTGTATTGTGATTGAGGACTTCCGGCTGAGCCGCCAGAATGGTTCCTAACGCCTGCCAGTTCCCACAGAGATCCGGAATCAACACCTCAATGGTGGTTCCTGGGGACTCTTGACGCACCGCCTCAATACAGTTGACAAACTGAGTGGCTCCACCGTCAGGCAAATCATCCCGATTCACGGAGGTGATCACCACATGATTGAGCCTCAGTCGCCGCACAGCTTCGGCGAGATGGTGGGGTTCGTTGACGTCGAGGGGCTGAGGTTTCTTCTCAAAGTCAATATCACAGTAGGGACAGGCGCGAGTGCAAGCCGGTCCCATAATCAGGAAGGTGGCAGTCCCATTGTTGAAACACTCACCAATGTTGGGACAAGAGGCTTCCTCACAGACGGTGTTGAGGCTGAGGTCTCGGAGAATCTCTTTAACGTTACCCACTCGTTGCCATTGGGGGGCTTTGACACGCAACCAGTCGGGTTTGAGGGTGGCTCGCTCCACGATTAATCTACCTATTGCAAGAGGACTGAAGGTTTCATTGTACCGTGGGGGAGGAGGGAAGGAAGAGGGAACACCGGAGAACCCACCCCGCCCTCCGGGCACCCCTCCCAAGAGGGGAAAGACGTAGACTTTTATGGTAGGTGAGCGATAGTCGAACCCTGGTCACCCTAGGTAAGAGGCAAGAGGCAAAAGGCAGTAGGGTCGGGAGTTAATTATCTGACCTCGGGCAGGGGTTGGACGTTAAACAAAATGCCTGTGGAGACGGTCTAGCGGGAAAGGATGTCAAAACGAGTGACATAGGAATCAGAGCCAAATTCTTTAACCACTGGGGGGATTCCCTCAAGGTCAAGTGTGGCTGTGCCATCGGGATTGACTTGATAACGCCACTGACTTCCTGGACAACTTGACGTCTCAATTCCGGTTATACGTTGAGGGAACTGCCCTTGCTGACGGGCTTGGGTCTTAACTTGTTGAACCTTTTCGGTCAACTCCAGGGCAAATTTCAATTGTTGCACTCTCACCCAAAAGCTAAAACTATAATCAATCACATTTGAGTAGTCAATAAAATTCCATCGCGTTGGTTGGATAGTGCCCCTCAAGTCTTCCACTTCAATTGCACAGACGTCAGATCCTTTGATTCCCTGCAACATTTGACTATGATTGTCCCAGGTTTCGGCTGCAACTAGGTTAAGGTAGGGGGTCGCTAATATCCAGAGAAAGCTACCAATTGGAGAGGTTTCTCCCAATAGATAGTCATCCTGATATAAAGATGTGTGGATATGTCCTTCGACTTGAAGTCCATTTAGTATGGACATTTCTAGTTTTTTGACGGTTTGATTAAGTTCAGGATAGATTTCTTGAGGAACGTCATCAAGTTGACGTAGAACTGCTGCTAGATCATTGTGGGCATTTAAACTAATAATTTGAGCGATTAGGTCTGGCTGTTGAGGAAAAGAATCTACAAGCCGAGTGAGTGCTTTTAGGGTCAAGAATACTTCGTCTGTTTCTCCTGCACGATCATCTCTGATGGCTTGAACTAACATTAGCCTGAAGACATTAAACCGACTGAGAAAGCTGGGTAGAGAGGTGGTGACTGAGATAGTTCTGATATCGTAGCCCATCCCCCAGTCTAAGGCTTCTCCTTGCACAAGGCGATCGCGAAGTGTCCTCAATTCCTGTTGCTGTGCATCGAGAGACGTTATCAGAGCCTCGGGAATGTCTGGGAGAGAGTCTTCTGTCGTCTCGACTATTTTTTTCAGGTAAGGCTGAAGAGAACTAGGGATTTCAGAATCGCTGATGTCTTGCCCAAATGCATCTAGATCTGAGGCAAGGGTGTTAGCCGGTTTTGGAGGAAACTGTTGATAGAGTTGTTCCCGGTCTTCCTTGGCTTCTGCTAAGCTCTGACGACTGGCGGTATTCGCTACCCACAAGAGAATAGACCATCCGCCAATTAGGAAGAGATTGACAAGAATCAGTAAACGAGCATTCCGAGTTAACGAATTCATAAGGACTTACCTCAGATTTCTATAGCGGTTGTTTATTATTTGTTGCTATCAAGGCATTGCTGCAAAATGTTCTAAGAGGAAACGGTGAATAAAAATATAGCCTCCCCCCATTTTTTGGAGAAAAATACAGGTGGTAGCATAGTCTAGGAAATGGGCATCGTTTCTAGGAATCAATTGATGCGATCGCAGCATACTCCTGAGAAGCCCATGTTTGAGGGCCGTAAGTCCACCACTCAATAGGGCTACCGCGACCCCAATGGCGATCGCAACAGGAATCGGTCCGCCGAGTAGTCCGAACAGGGTTCCTAAGAGAACGATGACAATACCCCCTAAAATTGAGGCGTTATACAGAGCTTGCCAAATTCCCTGATTCGGCCATGTGGTTTTATCAATGCCAATTCCTGTAAATCCCCCAATCAAAAACGCAATCAGTCCACCGACGAGCTGACTCATTATACCCAAGGGAATTCCAAACAAAATCGGAGCCAGCAATAGGGTGAACAAGGAATTATGCAAGCTTTCTCCTGATAATTCAAAATTATTTGACAAGGCATTAAAGACGGCAATTCCTCCGAAAACAAGCCCAAATCCTAATCCCCACCACATCCCCTTTGCAAGACTCTTTTTGCCTGCAAAACTAGACCATTGAAGCTGATTAGCTGGGATAATTGGATTCTTTAGCACCGACCAAAACAGCAGCCCGAGACCAACATAAGAAAGATAGAGAACCGGCACGTTTACGGGTTGAGTCAAGACTGAATCCATACCAGCTACCGAGCTGTATATTAGTCCAAAAAGCCAGCCCAACATCAAAACAATCAAACCCACCAAAAGACTGAACCCTAAAGCACCGATGGGTTTCAATAGTTTTTGACCTAAGACTGTTTGGAGTTCTGTCCAACAAACCGCACTAACTCCTCCAACTATAATTCCCCCAAACAGCAATATTAAAAACAGGGGAAATTCCTCTAGAGACGTTGTGATAACATAAGGAAAAAATGTCCAGAGTATAGCTCCCAGGACTGCCCCCAAAATAACTGAAAGTTTTAGATTGTATTCCAGGATTTGTTGCTTTGTCTGTAGCCAATTTAGCTGAATCCCTTCAATCAAGAATATAGTTTGGGACTCGCGAACTAACTGTTTTGCTAAATAGCTCAGCCAATGTTGAGTCTGTTGGTCAGAATAGGGTTTGGGGCCAACATGACGGTTAAGCATTCGTTGAATATAGGTATCAAACAAATGCTGACGTCGTTGTTCGGGGGTGACCGTTTCTTGGAGTTCAGAGGCGGACATCCCCTGATACGCCAGGGACATGATACTCAGCATCAATGGCGATCGCCCGAACTCTCGTAAATGGGTATCCTCGTCCATCACCTGTGCGACCCCAGCCAAGGCATCACCAGTCCCCTGGAAATAATCACTAACCTGCTCAGAGGTGAGGGGTTGTAAACAAATTGCCCCTTGAAGTTGTAGACGAGTGTTCAAGGCTTCATAATCTTGAACCCGGCTACAGACAATTAGTTCTGTTTGTCCGTGGTCTTGATAAAACTCATTAATAGCTGCAACACAAGCCTCTCGGCGGTTCGATTGTACTTCGTCTAAACCATCAAGAAGTAGGAGGAGTTTCTGTTCCTGAATCCAAGTGCTTGCAGTTTGCTGACGCACCTGATACTTGTGTTTAAGTTCTGCCACGAGCCAATCGGCGATTGTTTGTCGTTTCCCCCGCCAAGATGAGAGGTTAAACAGGACGGGAATCGGTAGGCTGACATCGTACCTGGCCCGTTCAATCAACTCCCGAGCCATTTCTAGCAATGTTGTTGTCTTACCAGACCCGGGTTCCCCTAAAATCAGTAGAGTTCGCCCGACGCCCAACTCATCAAACTTATCCAAGGCTTGAGTTCCCGATGGTAGGGGTTCAGAATGACTCTCCTGTTGCCACGTCATTCCCCAGGGACGATCCAACAGATCCTCGCGAGAGGCGAGTCCTAAGTCCAACAGCACTCGCCCTTGTAAGGAACGTTCCAAACCGCCCTTAATCCAGATTTGATGAACTTTCTCAAGGAGGACTTGCCGGTTCCGATAGTCTTGGCGTAGAGGGACAGTTGGACTGGGCTGGCGTTTGGGGCGATCGCCTGACTCTAATAAAATCTGATAAACGGGGAAGGCATCACTGATATTTTTGAGTTCCCGAAGTCCCAAATAGGTCGCCTTCACCGATAGGGTTTTCTTGACATCATCGTAAACCGACTTCGAGATACAGATTCCGTTGGGTTCAGCTTGGGTTTGTAAGCGGGCCGCGATATTGACCCCATTGCCCATGATGTCATTATCTTTAAGATAGACATTCCCGACATGAATGCCGATGCGATGCTCTAAAATGTCAGGGTCTGATAGGGTTTTGCGCTGTTCTACGAGCTGTTGTTGAATCTCAAGGGCACAGGCAACAGCGGAGATGGCTTGCTCGAAGTACATTAATAACCCATCTCCCGTGGATTTGAGAACCTGCCCCCCCTGACGCTGACAAATTTCGGTCATCAGCGTTAGGTCTCGTTCCACCAACCGTAGGGTACGGTTTTCATCGACAGCCATTCTGGCACTAAAGCCGACAGCATCACTGAACACAACAGCCGCCATGACGAGCTGTGAATCAGACGCAGTTTCCAATTGATCCATTGTTTCAGACCTCACCGCTAATTGGGATAGACACATAGGAAACGTGCCGAAGACAAGGGAAACGTCAGTCCTGAGGCTTGCTTCGCCCAGTTTAACCGCAAAAATTGCAAAGTTGCCCAAAACTGCCTACCCCCTGTAGGTAAACAAATGTATCAATTCACCTGAGGCCTTGACATTTAATTTGAAAACGGTAAAAATAGATACAGAAAGATAAATCGTTCATCTCTCCACATCACCACGCTCTAAACATCTTAGAGCCAAGTGAGGGGAGACGGAAGTAGGGACAACTCCCGAAGGAACGCGCCTCTTTGCTCATTTCACGCTCTGGAGGCGAAAACCATGGAACTCACTTATCGCGGCATTGCTTACAACACCACTCCGGTTCAAGTCGAAGCACAAGCTTCTACAGAAGGGTCTGGCAAGTATCGTGGCTTAGATTGGCGCTTTTGTAACGTTCAACCTAAGTTGACTCAACAGCCCACCATTGAACTGAAATATCGGGGTGTCAGCTATCGCACTAACGAAGCAGGTCAGGCGGAATCTGTTTCAGAACAGTCTCGTCGTTTGATGATGAACAACACTCGTCGCAGTGAACGTCGTCATCTGACTATGTTGAATCGCTCCTTCGCCGAGTTGGGTGCGTAGTTCTCTCACCCTCAACTGAGTCCCACTTAAAAGCTGTCAGCAAGACCTGCTATATGATTGCTGGCTAATAACAGAGCCGACCTAGACATTCTGGGTCGGCTTGATACTGTTTGAGGGGTAGGGGGGGAACCCTAAATGTTACAGAAATTTATATTCGTAAATCAGATACTCTCGTTAAGTAAAAATTGCTATCATTTCGGGTTAGGGCGATCGCCAATTGTGTAGAGTAGACAGTAAGGCAGAGATCAACTTGACCTGGAATTAGCCGGAACGTTGCCTTTGCCTCCGTTGTAGTTCTTTATTGGAGGTTTCAATCCTAATTTCGTTTTGTCAGTGTCGATGCAGTTTGTTGATTCATGACTGCCCCAGCACCTAGCCGAAGAATCACTGATTTCACCCCCACCCAACCGACTTTAAGTAGAGCCGGAAACAGGGAGACTAATGTGGAATTGCCGGATTCATGAGGCTAGGTGTTGCGTTTAAGAGTATTTATACTCAATGAAAAAGCATCTTCAAAGATATAATTGAGCCTAGCTTTTAACTGTAACATTTCATTAAATTGACTTGCATATCTAGGGTGAGTTGCCTATAGTGGTAATCAGAAGCCGGAAGAAGGCTTCACGGCAGATAAGCACAGCGCAGTCCACATTAGTAAACGAGGTAAATACGCTGTTAACTCTAACATCTGTCCAACTCCAAAACACAACGACACCCGCCCAAGCGACTGAAACCTCCTCGAATTAGCCGACTGGGAGCAACTCAGCACAATCATCCCCGAGAGATGTTTTTGGCTGTGCCTCCAGAAAGTCTCAACAACTATGAGGAAATCACTCGTCCGACTGGTCTGGGTGTCGTTGTTGTTTTGTATAGAGGGATTTAGGTCTCTCCCAAAACGGTCTCGGTTAGACCACTGCAAACCGACCGCTGATGGCCCCCCAAGCGACGATAATCGCTAAGACCCAGAGATAATAGGAGAAATAGCGGAATCGGGCTTTGTAGAGGAAATTCAGGACAATCTGTAGGGCCCCAATCCCGACGACGGCCGCCACTAGGAAGCCAATGAATAGGGGCAGAAACTCCAGGGTGAGGGAGTCGGCCCGTAAGACATCAATCAGTTGTAAGGCTGTAGCCCCGAGAATGGTGGGGAAGGCGATAAAAAAGCTATATTCAGCGGCCCATTGTCGTTTTAAACCGACAAATAAGGCAAAGGAAATGGTCATCCCACTGCGGCTGAGGCCCGGCATGAGAGCTAATCCTTGGCCGATACCGATGACCGTGGCCACCCAGGGGGTGATTTGTCGTAAGCCTCGGGGTTGGCGTAATTTGCGATCGGTGTACCAGAGGAGAATGCCGGTGATGGTTAGGGTGACGGAAATGGCCAGGGGATGGGCGAAGATTTCCTTAAATAGCGATCGCATGGGAAAGCCAATTAAGCCGGTGACGAATACTGATAGTAGGCCGAGAACGGCCAGACGCAGGTAGAGGCGATCGCCCTCTCGGGGATGGGTGGGAACCAGTAAGGAGGTTAATCCTTTAAACTGGCCCGGTTGCGATCGCCACTCGGACAGCAATTGAGCTAAATCCCGCCACACCTGAGCCAGAAACCGGCTGAGACTGCGGCGAAAGACGACAGCAATGGAAATCAGAGTCCCCACATGGACGATTAAATCGAACAAAATCATCTCGGCACTTTCGGGTGAGGGTAAACTCGACCCCTGCTGAATCAGCCAATGTTGGGTTAACACCAGGTGACTCGTGGAACTGACTGGGAAAAACATAAAAATGCCTTGGATGATTCCCAGGAGAATGGATTCAAAGATGGTCATGGGGGCAAGGGGGGAGGGGCAAGAGGCAAGAGGCAAAAGGCAAGAGGCAAGAGGGGAGACCGTTAGGTTTGGAGATTTTGCTGTACTAATTAAAATGACTCTTGTTTTTGTTTTTTTGTTTTGAGTCTGGGCTTTCAGCGATTACTGACTCAGTTTAGCTTGTTCATGTTTGAAGATGGGGTTAAAAAAAATTCTGAAATGGAGATCGATTGTCCTCAAAGTCTGTTATTATACTAAACCGTTGCGCACATGATGCTTGTAAGCGGTCAACTGTGCAACATCCCCTCTGGGGGCGGTTAGCTCAGCGGTAGAGCGCCTGCCTTACAAGCAGGATGTCACTGGTTCAATCCCAGTACCGCCCATTTAAAATCAGTTATAGCCTTTAACAGCCAGGATTGCCCGGAATCAGGAGACTCGGCTGAGGGGTGCGATCGCCCGCAAGCCGGGGAGTTCCTTGGTCGTCAAATTGTAGGGCCTGGGCTTCTCTGAGTCGGGGTTGGGGAGATGAGGGTGACTGGGGTGGCTGTTCGCTGACGTCAGTTGGGGCCGCCGGTACCTGTATATCTTCCCAGACAACTGGGTCTGTTGTGGGAGTCCAGGGAACCTGGGGTAATCCTCCCTGGCCGGTGGTGATAAAGCGGCTGTCCCCAATGTGGCAATTAGATAACATCACTAGGGGGGTGAGAGGCTCGGGGAGAGACATTAGGGCAGCGGAGAAATTAATCTCTGGACTGTTGATGCTGACTTCGCCACTAAATTCGGGTCCGAGGAGGGAACTGGCGGTAATATCACTTTGAGCCGTTGGCGACTCACGAAAGGCAATGCCGAACATCCCCTCGGCGGTAATGTGAACTTGTCCACCACGACCTTCGAGAGCGTTGGCACTGATGTTACTGTTTTCGAGGGCGACGAGGGTGGAGGTGGTGATGCTGATATTCCCCCCGTCAGCGGTCCCCGCATCGGTGTTGATGGTACTGCCCTGGCGTAATTGTAGGGCCTGCGATCGCACTTGGATATTGCCCCCGGGACCGGACACCGTCTCGGCATTAAAGTTACTGCCTCGGTCTAACAGAATCTCACGGGCTGTGACCTCTAAGTTGCCGGCGGCTCCCTCTCCGAAGCTACGCACATCGAAACGAGAGTCATCTCTTAGAGTAATGCGATCGCTAAATACTTGGATATCCCCACCCGCTCCCGTGGCATCTGGACGAATATCTTGACGGCCTGAGGTGGAGGCGAAGAAGTTCCTAAAGCCAAAGATTGGCGATCGCCCCGATAGGTGAATCTCATCAGCTCTGACCTCTAACCGCCCTCCATCAGCAGGACCGAACGTTTCCGTGGATAAACCCGCTCCATCCTGGAGAATTAAGCGGGGGGTATGCAGGGTCACATTCCCCGAGGGAAAGCTGCCGAAGGTGGCGGTAACAATCCCACTGCCAAAGCGTCCATCCTCGGATAATCCCGTCAGTTCCAGGGATTCTCGGGCTTGAATGTTGATATCGCCTCCTGACCCCCCTTCTATAATAAGGACATTGCCTAACCAGCCGCCGCTGTTGGAGGCAATTGTCCCACCGTCAACGGCTCGCAGATGAGTGGTAACGATATGAATATCCCCTGCTGTCCCGGTTGCTAAAAAGGAGTTACTGAAAATTCCTGTGAGAATGAAAGCATCGGCACGGCTATTGATTACATCAATCCTATCCTGGGCTGCAATGGTAATCTGACCGCTATGGCCATCGCCGAAGGTTGCCCCCGCTACGATGCCACCGTCACGGATACGTAAGCGATCAGTATTGATAGTGACATCGGCGGCTGACCCCTGACTATTGGGAAGTGTCAGGCTCAGAAAACCAGATTCCTGTATATCTAGGCTCTCCCCGACATCAACGGTAAGATTTCCTCCCTGGGCCGACTCAAACACGGCCTGATTGACCATTGAACCTTGCTGGAGGGTCAAATCCCCATCGGTGATCAGGTGAATATCCCCAGCCTGACCGGAAACCCCTTGAGAAAAGATGCCGCTTATAACAGTGAGGGGTTGCAAGCCATCCCCCGCCATCGTGGCCAGATACTGACTGAACGGCTCGAACCCACTACCCAGTAGCATGATTCCTTCCCTCGCCTCTAGGGTAATGTCTCCTCCCTGGCCACCGTCATCCACAGAACTGACCACAGCCGCATTATCCCTGAGGTGGAACTGTTGGGTTTGAATCTGGACATCGGGGCCATTTTGGGAGAGGATGCGAGACTCTGGGTTTAAGTCAACCCCAGTCTGCATGTCAATGGCGATCGCACCGGTTCCCGATGAAAGAATCTGGGCCTCGGTCATGGCCAGGCGATCACCCAACAGGCGAATCTCTCCCCCCTCCAGGATGGCTCCCTGAGTTAATTCAATCGGTCCTAAGGTCCTGGCCGTCACCGCCGCCACCCGTCCCTGGCCATCGAGATTAACCCGGCTTCCGGGGCCAAAACTCCCGAACTCCATTCTCTGGGGCGATCGCACTCCTCCCCCCACCATCTGCACCTCTCCTGCCAACAAACTCAGTTGGGCCGCGTCTAACCCCCTCACCTCCCCCTGACTATCCCGGGCCTGAGAGCGATTGACAATCGTTCCCGGAGTGTCACCAAACTGAAGACCGATGGGAACCGAGATTTGCAGGAGCGGGGGAGATTGGCTGGGGGAGGTTCCCCAAACGCTACCATCGGCAAACTGGATTTGTTCGGCCGTCGTCCCTAAAAAGGCCCCACCAATGGATAATCGTGCATTGTCGCCAAAGTGAATGCCATTGGGATTAATCAGAATTAGATTAGCGGTTCCGTTAGCACTGAGATGTCCATCGAGTTGGGAGAGGTCCGAACCCGTCACTCGGGTGATAATCGTCTCCAGGTTGGGCGCATTATCAAGATGAACCTCAAGGGATTCTGGAATGGAAAACTCCTGAAAACTATGGAAGAGGGTATCTCCTCGCACAGTTCCCCCTTCAATGCGAATCTGATTCCCCTCGGGAACCAGACGGGAGTTTTCCGGGAGGCTGTCATCTGGACGCAGTTGTGAGAGGCTGGGGCTGGGGGTTAGGCTCTGGAGGATGACCAGGCCAGCGACGAGGTGCGGCCAATGGATGTCCTGGAGTACGTGATGGCTCATCTGGCAAGTCTCATCGAATAGTCTTGCGTCCGTGACGCTGGAGTTGAGCGAGCGACTCTTATCTGTGGTTATAGGGGCAGTTCGGGGCCCACGGGAACAATACCGGTAGGATTGATGGCGTCATGGCTGCGATAGTAGTGAGCCTTGATATGCTCAAAATTGCAGGTTTCTGAGATGCCGGGATGGTGATAGATCCGTTTGACATAATCCCAGAGGTGGGGATAGTCCCAAATATGGCGACGGTTGCATTTAAAGTGACCGTAGTAGACGGCGTCGAAGCGGATGAGAGTGGTAAATAGGCAAATGTCCGCTTCCGTGAGGCGATCGCCACAGAGGTAGGCCTGTTTCTGCAATACGGATTCCCAATGGTCTAACGCCGCAAAAAGCTCATTGACGGCATCCTCATAGGCCCCTTGAGTGGTAGCAAATCCGGCTCGATAGACGCCATTGTTAATTGGCTGATAAATCGCGTCAATCGTTTGGTCAATGCGCCCCTGGAGGTCTGGGGGGCAGAAATTGCGCTGGGGATCTTCGGCAAAAAAGGCCTGATCCAGCATCCGAATAATCTCGCGAGATTCGTTGTTGACGATAGTCTGCTGCTGTTTATCCCATAAAATGGGAACCGTGACCCGGCCGGTCATTTGAGGATCGACTTTGAGATAGAGATCTCGAACATAGGTGGTTCCATTGACGGTATCGGGGATACAGCCCGGGGCCTCGGAGAAAAACCAGCCCTCAACCCCCATATAGGGATCGACAACTGAGAGGCTAATGGCTTGCTCTAAGCCTTTTAAGGCCCGCATAATCAAGGTGCGATGGGCCCAAGGGCAGGCATAACTTACATAAAGATGGTACCGTCCCGCTTCAGGGGTAAAGCCCTGTTCCCCCTCCTGAGTCATCCAATTCCGGAAGCGAGTGGGGGGACGGAGAAAGCGTCCTTGCTCGTCGTCTTGCTGACGCTTTGATGTCCATTGTCCGTTTACTAATTGTCCCAACGCCATGATATTTGCTCCGCAACAGTCTGATACAAGGTTTGCTGATACTACGAGATTGCCGAGTATTAAGTTCCTGGAGGAACCTACGTCGGATACTTGGATTGAGCAGGCGATCGCCCATCTGGATACCATACTCCTGGATCACTCCCATTGTGAACGGAAAGCGGCGGCCAATGCTCTGAATTTAATGTGTCGTTACCCCTCCGATGGGCCGCTGTTGCGGGAACTGACGCGGTTGGCGGAGGAGGAACTGGAGCATTTTCGGCAGGTGAATGAAATTTTAGAGGAACGGGGGATTCCTTTAGCGCCTTTGAATGCGCCGCCCTATGCCTCGCAGTTAAAGCGCCAATTGCGCCATAATGAGCCGGAGCGTAAACTGGACTTGTTACTGGTGTCGGGATTGATTGAGGCGCGATCGCATGAACGGTTAGGGTTACTGGCCACGCATCTGCCCGAGCCGGATTTGGCTGAGTTTTACCGTAGCCTAATGGCATCGGAAGCTCGTCACTATGGTATATTCTGGATTTTAGCCACCCATGAGTTTCCCCGAGATGTGGTCAACCGCCGTCTTAGAGAACTCGCTCAGGTAGAATCGGAGATTTTGGCCAGCTTGCATCCTGAACCTCGCATTCATAGTTAAGCCGTCCCTGGGCCCTGTTCCCTGTGAGTTCCCTTCCTCCCAAACCGCCTAACTCAGACAGCTTGGGGCAACTCAGTCCCGAACAAGAGCAACAGGTACAACGTTGGCAACGGATGGCAGCATCCCGTTCTTCATCTCGGGGGGGGATTCCTTGGCGGTTAGTGGCTTGGGGCTTGGGGATTTGGGCGAGTTTATTGCTTGTGGCCGTCGCCGCCTTTGTGCTGCTGAGTCATCCTCGCTATGTGGGGGGAAGTTCCGAGGAACCGCGCGATCGCCCTGGACTGGGGATGGGGGTGGTGATCGTGGTTAGCTGTGTGGGGGGAAGTCTATTACTGGGGCGTTGGTTGGAGATTCGGGGACGCCGTTAACGATAGGTACAACCTGCCTCGGTGAGTCCATGAGGCAAGTCTCCCGAGAGACCGGGCCGACATCTCGCTTAAAATAAGGTTAACCTGTGTAAAGCTGCTGTTGAATTTCACCTTTAGCTAGGCGATCGCCATCATGAATTTCCCGAATGCGGGCAGTATTTTGACGACACTCATTCAAGGAGATGGGGTTGGAGGGTTAGCCCGCCGTGTTGAAGGGTTAGAGGCCCATCAATTCATTACATTGCTGGATTTCATCACCGCAGAATTTCAGCAATACACCCGGGCGATCGAATTTCTCAACGACAGCACCTTAGAAACCATCCTAGAAGAACTCCTTGATGCCTTCACCCTTAAAATTGGACAAATTTTAAAAGCCGAACGAACAACGATTTTTCTCTTGGATCGCGATCGGCAACAGCTTTGGTCGAAAGTCATCCTTGACGATGGCACATCTAAAGAACTCCGCCTTCCCTCCAATGTCGGCATTCTTGGACAAGTGGCTAGTACCGGAATTGGAGTCACCGTTGCCTCGCCTCATGACCATGCCCTGTTTAACAAGGAAGTCGATGAATTTTCGGGCGATCGTGCCCATAACCTCCTTTGCGCCCCTATTTTTAGTCGCAAAAATGCAGGTCAAGTTATGGCAGTGGTTCAACTCCTTAATCACCAGGAATGCAAGCAGTTTACGGAAGAAGATTTAGCCACGTTTGATAATTTTTCCGATACCATTGGTATCATCCTTGAAAGTTGCCAATCCTTCTATCGCGCTGCCCAAAATCAACGGGGGGTTTCTGCATTACTTAATGCCACTACCTCCCTCGGACAAAGTCTCGATTTAGAAACAACCCTAAGAACTGTTATGGATCAGGCTCGGCAATTACTCAAAGCCGACCGCAGTACTCTCTTTTTGTTAGCTGACGATAGACGAGAACTTTGGACTAAAATCGCCAAGGCTGACGGTACAACCATGATGGAAATCCGGATTCCTAGTAATAAGGGAATTGCTGGCTATGTTGCATCCACCGGTAAGCCTCTCAATATTTCTGATGCCTATGAAGACCCCCGTTTTGACCCCTCCACCGACAAGAAAACTGGCTATATTACCCGTAATATTCTCTGTATGCCAGTCTTCAACTCGGAAGGTGACCTGATTGGCGTTACTCAACTCATCAATAAATATCAGGGTAGTTTCACCCAAGCGGATGAGTTTTTTATGGAAGCTTTTAATATTCAAGCCGGAATTGCCTTAGAAAATGCTCAACTCTTCCAAGATGTCAATGTTGAAAAACAATATCAAAAAGATATTTTACAAAGTCTTTCTGATGCAGTTATCTCTACGGATATGCGGGGTAATATTGTTACGATTAATGAGGCAGCATTAGAGCTTCTCGGCTGTCCTATAAAATCAGAAAATGGAAAATATCATCAACAGGTTTGGGAAGAAAGTCTAATTGGCTGCTTAGTTTGGGAAGCCATTCCCATTGAAA harbors:
- a CDS encoding GAF domain-containing protein; translation: MNFPNAGSILTTLIQGDGVGGLARRVEGLEAHQFITLLDFITAEFQQYTRAIEFLNDSTLETILEELLDAFTLKIGQILKAERTTIFLLDRDRQQLWSKVILDDGTSKELRLPSNVGILGQVASTGIGVTVASPHDHALFNKEVDEFSGDRAHNLLCAPIFSRKNAGQVMAVVQLLNHQECKQFTEEDLATFDNFSDTIGIILESCQSFYRAAQNQRGVSALLNATTSLGQSLDLETTLRTVMDQARQLLKADRSTLFLLADDRRELWTKIAKADGTTMMEIRIPSNKGIAGYVASTGKPLNISDAYEDPRFDPSTDKKTGYITRNILCMPVFNSEGDLIGVTQLINKYQGSFTQADEFFMEAFNIQAGIALENAQLFQDVNVEKQYQKDILQSLSDAVISTDMRGNIVTINEAALELLGCPIKSENGKYHQQVWEESLIGCLVWEAIPIESLKFRLEDSLSHAARHYVPEQSVVLGIYTLSQENILDETAIDPDIETLEEDISQIDFPLHLLATLETEETEIYRIWYGTTLKHIKHPTRIPKSKVSSVERSINLTVTPLTNPEGGVRGGLVVLEDISREKRMKTAMYRYMTPNVAEQVMALGEDALMVGERKDVTILFSDIRGYTTMTENFDASEVVTLLNQYFETMVEAVFNFEGTLDKFIGDALMAVFGAPLPLTENHAWMAIRSALDMRRRLAVFNQQRIIENQPKIQIGIGISSGEVVSGNIGSQKRMDYTVIGDGVNLSARLESLTKEYGCDIIISEYTYNLCADRIWVREIDKIRVKGKKTASSIYELIDVKKNDLDRETIKFLHLYKVGREDYLMRNFEQAIACFEAALQLRPHDKASKILLDTSKEYLCHEPPPDWDGVRTMTHK